A stretch of DNA from Papio anubis isolate 15944 chromosome 4, Panubis1.0, whole genome shotgun sequence:
ACTTTCCCAGCGTCCCCAACAGGCCCCTCACTCGCTGCTTGAAGCCTGGGGTCCAACCTCTGAAGAGGGTGGTCACATCCGGGCCCGCAGTGAGGAACTCGgatcttccctcctcctcctccctcaaccCACGCTGGGACCTTTCCCAGCACCCTCTTGGGCCCTTCTAGAACTATTCTCAGCCCTTCAGCGCCTTGAGGAATCTACCGATCCTGCTATGGGGAGTTCTAAGAGCCAGCAATCCTGGCCACACCCactccccacacacaccccacaaacaTCCCCCGCACCACCACGGGTCCGCTGAGGTCCCGTCCACTAGCGCGCTTCCTCCTTGGGGCTGCACGCAGGGGCCGCGCGATGTACACGCTGGTGCTTGAGCAGATGCTGCTTCTGGCTGAAGCCGCGGCCGCAGGCGGGACACAGGTAGGGCCGCTCGCCTGTGTGGTTGCGCCGGTGCCGCGTCAGATTGGGCTTCTGGCTGAAGCGGCGGCCGCACTCGGGGCACGGGTAGGGCCGCTCGCCAGTGTGGATGCGCTGGTGGATGGTGAGCGCCGACCACCACGAGAAGCTCTTGCCGCACTCGTTGCAGATGAACTGGCGCGGCTCGCCAGGCCCGGTGAGGCCCGCGCGTCCCCGGCCCCACAGCGCGTCCCGGGCCCCCGGGGACCGTTGGGAGCTCCGCGGCCGCGCGGCCAAGCCTGGGATGGCCTCGGCCTGCAGCTGGTCGCCCGGTTCCCCGGCCGGAACGGCGGGCTCAGCGGCAGCGTGGGCGCGCTGGTGGGCGCGCAGTGCGGCGCGGCTGCGGCAGCTTTTACCGCAGCTGGGGCAGGGCGCGGCCTGGGCGCCGGGCAGGTGCGTGCGCAGGTGCTTGAGCAGGTGCTGCTTCTGGCGGAAGCCGCGGCCGCAGTGCGGGCAGGGGTGCGGGCGCTCGCCCGTGTGGTTGCGCAGGTGCCTTGTCAGGTTGGGCTTCTGGCTGAAGCGGCGGCCGCACTCGGGGCACGCATAGGGCCGCTCGCCAGTGTGGATGCGCTGGTGGATGTTCAGCGACGACCACCAGGTGAAGCTCTTGCCACACTCGTTGCAGATGAACTGGCGCGGCTCGCCCGGCCCCGAGGAGCCGGAGACCGCGGTCCGGGCCCCAGGCTGGCCCCACCAGCCCTGGCAGAGCCCCAGCCAGGCCCACTCGGGGCGCCCCCGCGGCGGCCCCGGCCGCAGGCGACAGGCCCTGCGCGCCGCCGCGTCCCGAAGCAGCTCGTGCAGGCCGGCGCGGGAGCCCTGGCGGTCCCGGGCGTGCGCGCGCTGGTGGATGCGGAGGCCCACCTGGTGACGGAAGCAACGCTCGCACTCGGGGCACGAGTGGGTGGCGGGCCGGGAGTGGGTCTTCTGGTGCTTCAGCAGGTGCTGCTTCTGGCTGAAGCGCCGCGCGCACTCGGGGCAGCAGAAGGGTCGCTCACCAGTGTGGTGCCGCTGGTGGCGCGCCAGGTTCGGCTTCTGGCTGAAGCTCTTGCCACACTTGCCGCAGAGGTACGGCTTCTCCCCGGTGTGGGTGCGCTGGTGGATTTTCAGGGACGACCACCAGCTGAACCTCTTCCCGCAGTCCAGGCACACAAAGTGACCCTCGCCGGCGGAAAGCGAGGGGCTCAGGGGACCGGAGGCTGACCCGGGAGCCCGGCCTGCCAGCCCCGCATCATGCTCAGTGGGAGgggcccaccttggactcccagaCTCCTCCTGTCCCCCCAGGGCTCGAGGCCGCCCCATGGTCTGGCGTGGCGGGAGGCCCGGGTGCTGCTGGAAGATGTTCTCCTTGTCCTTCTCCGCAAGCATGACCTGCGGTGCCAGAATCTGCAGCAGCCGCTCCGGCTTCTCCTGCTTGACCTTCATCACCAACCCAGCTCCTGCCAGAGGCaagcaggagagaggagggagaaaggtcACTGCTGCTCCGCTAGGTGGGATGGAGAGAAGGAGCGAGAGGGAAGGGGTGTGGGAAGGCAGAGAAGGGCTGAAAAGAGAGCACGAGAAAAGGCAGAAGGGAAAGATTTTAAAACgaacagaagaaaacaggggcaagagaagaaaaaagagtaaggAAGGCAGAAAGGACAAGGGCAGGTTAAGATATAGAAAGGAGTAAAGGAGAACAATACAAGAAAGGAATCATAAATGAATTACTCGGGTGCCCAGGTCACAGGATCCCTGAGACGCCGGCTGCTCTACCTTCTCCACCCTGAGGCCCAGGAGATGCAGAGAAGGTTAAAGAAACCAATCCAGTAAAATCTGCTGACCCAAGGGGCAAGGAGAAAGTGGCCAAGCTGCAAAACATACCATTATTTTTCTAAGAGGATCCATGTGCTGGAAGCTTTCTAAGCAAAGGCATGCCCAGTCCTCAGTGGTCAGGGAGACCAAACCCTGGGTCACTGCATCACCGTCTATACCAGCGGGGCCCCTGCTCCAAGGCAGAAGCCATGGTGGGGGAACACTTCACCTGCTGGGACCTTGGCTGTCTGGCAATTCATCTTCCTTCAACAAAACCAAGAACAAGAAAGTAGGCCAGAAAGAAAGACCTCAGCATCCAAAAGAGGTGTCGCCTTGCCTTTGTGCTAAACCTAATCCACTTTGCTCtcgagggtcccacacccactgctcccagcccacaTCTTGGGCCATACACAAGTCTACAGAGGCAGTTTGTTTTCCTAGCTCAGAATAAGAAGCCATAAGGA
This window harbors:
- the ZNF775 gene encoding zinc finger protein 775 isoform X3 — translated: MKVKQEKPERLLQILAPQVMLAEKDKENIFQQHPGLPPRQTMGRPRALGGQEESGSPRWAPPTEHDAGLAGRAPGSASGPLSPSLSAGEGHFVCLDCGKRFSWWSSLKIHQRTHTGEKPYLCGKCGKSFSQKPNLARHQRHHTGERPFCCPECARRFSQKQHLLKHQKTHSRPATHSCPECERCFRHQVGLRIHQRAHARDRQGSRAGLHELLRDAAARRACRLRPGPPRGRPEWAWLGLCQGWWGQPGARTAVSGSSGPGEPRQFICNECGKSFTWWSSLNIHQRIHTGERPYACPECGRRFSQKPNLTRHLRNHTGERPHPCPHCGRGFRQKQHLLKHLRTHLPGAQAAPCPSCGKSCRSRAALRAHQRAHAAAEPAVPAGEPGDQLQAEAIPGLAARPRSSQRSPGARDALWGRGRAGLTGPGEPRQFICNECGKSFSWWSALTIHQRIHTGERPYPCPECGRRFSQKPNLTRHRRNHTGERPYLCPACGRGFSQKQHLLKHQRVHRAAPACSPKEEAR
- the ZNF775 gene encoding zinc finger protein 775 isoform X2, with translation MEGGLAGDRTGAGLVMKVKQEKPERLLQILAPQVMLAEKDKENIFQQHPGLPPRQTMGRPRALGGQEESGSPRWAPPTEHDAGLAGRAPGSASGPLSPSLSAGEGHFVCLDCGKRFSWWSSLKIHQRTHTGEKPYLCGKCGKSFSQKPNLARHQRHHTGERPFCCPECARRFSQKQHLLKHQKTHSRPATHSCPECERCFRHQVGLRIHQRAHARDRQGSRAGLHELLRDAAARRACRLRPGPPRGRPEWAWLGLCQGWWGQPGARTAVSGSSGPGEPRQFICNECGKSFTWWSSLNIHQRIHTGERPYACPECGRRFSQKPNLTRHLRNHTGERPHPCPHCGRGFRQKQHLLKHLRTHLPGAQAAPCPSCGKSCRSRAALRAHQRAHAAAEPAVPAGEPGDQLQAEAIPGLAARPRSSQRSPGARDALWGRGRAGLTGPGEPRQFICNECGKSFSWWSALTIHQRIHTGERPYPCPECGRRFSQKPNLTRHRRNHTGERPYLCPACGRGFSQKQHLLKHQRVHRAAPACSPKEEAR
- the ZNF775 gene encoding zinc finger protein 775 isoform X1, with protein sequence MARPASQSDTRTRPACPGNGQGREPGAQVALGVAVPVNLSHKVKGAGLVMKVKQEKPERLLQILAPQVMLAEKDKENIFQQHPGLPPRQTMGRPRALGGQEESGSPRWAPPTEHDAGLAGRAPGSASGPLSPSLSAGEGHFVCLDCGKRFSWWSSLKIHQRTHTGEKPYLCGKCGKSFSQKPNLARHQRHHTGERPFCCPECARRFSQKQHLLKHQKTHSRPATHSCPECERCFRHQVGLRIHQRAHARDRQGSRAGLHELLRDAAARRACRLRPGPPRGRPEWAWLGLCQGWWGQPGARTAVSGSSGPGEPRQFICNECGKSFTWWSSLNIHQRIHTGERPYACPECGRRFSQKPNLTRHLRNHTGERPHPCPHCGRGFRQKQHLLKHLRTHLPGAQAAPCPSCGKSCRSRAALRAHQRAHAAAEPAVPAGEPGDQLQAEAIPGLAARPRSSQRSPGARDALWGRGRAGLTGPGEPRQFICNECGKSFSWWSALTIHQRIHTGERPYPCPECGRRFSQKPNLTRHRRNHTGERPYLCPACGRGFSQKQHLLKHQRVHRAAPACSPKEEAR